A window of Amycolatopsis australiensis contains these coding sequences:
- a CDS encoding class F sortase has product MRQGNADEPPERRAQLVRPAAAVVAVVAGLGCVLLGVTAVLAPSASVTPGASAADRPATAGAGVRPAALLIPDLGLTLNHVVDLGHVGGRREQPGTALGVGWFADGPAPGDPGVAVLSGHAGFGYSSGAFARLGTLRPGAAVVVRDDEGRQARFTVRRTATFPPDEPDSTLVAPDGPGPQLRLITSDGTHDSAGIDAPRVAVYASPV; this is encoded by the coding sequence GTGCGGCAGGGGAACGCTGACGAACCACCCGAGCGGCGAGCGCAGCTCGTGCGGCCGGCCGCCGCCGTCGTCGCGGTGGTGGCGGGGCTCGGCTGCGTGCTGCTCGGCGTCACGGCGGTGCTCGCGCCGAGCGCTTCGGTCACCCCCGGCGCGTCGGCCGCGGACCGTCCCGCCACCGCGGGAGCCGGTGTCCGGCCGGCCGCGCTGCTGATCCCCGACCTCGGCCTGACCCTGAACCACGTCGTCGACCTCGGCCACGTCGGCGGCCGTCGCGAGCAGCCCGGCACGGCGCTGGGCGTCGGCTGGTTCGCCGACGGTCCCGCACCGGGCGACCCGGGTGTCGCGGTGCTCTCCGGGCACGCGGGCTTCGGCTACTCGAGCGGCGCGTTCGCCCGGCTGGGCACATTGAGACCGGGCGCCGCGGTGGTCGTGCGCGACGACGAGGGCCGCCAGGCCCGGTTCACGGTCCGCCGGACGGCGACGTTCCCGCCGGACGAGCCGGACAGCACGCTGGTCGCGCCCGACGGGCCGGGCCCGCAGCTGCGGCTGATCACCAGCGACGGGACCCACGACAGCGCCGGGATCGACGCGCCGCGGGTCGCCGTCTACGCGTCCCCGGTGTGA
- the fahA gene encoding fumarylacetoacetase translates to MTWLDLPDDTLFGLENLPYGVFSVGGAPERRAGVRVGDLVLDLTAAAAETAAAFAPLLTAGVLNPLLAAGPGVWREVRDSVREWLTEPRYADRLRPHLVPVAEVTTHLAFDVADYVDFYSSEHHALNAGRIFRPDAAELPPNWKHLPIAYHGRAGTVVVSGTPVVRPHGQRKPRNADAPAFGPSRRLDIEAEVGFVVGVPSTAGTRVSTADFAGHVFGVCLVNDWSARDIQAWESQPLGPFLGKSFGTSVSPWIVPLDALEHARVDGPPQDPEPFEYLRTSEKWGLDLALEIRLNGHVVSRPPFATQYWTAPQQLAHLTVNGASLRTGDLFASGTVTGPERDQRGSLLELSWGGREPLELPGGEKRTFLDDGDEVVITATAPGPAGRRIGFGEVRGTVVPG, encoded by the coding sequence ATGACCTGGCTCGACCTGCCCGACGACACGCTGTTCGGCCTGGAGAACCTGCCCTACGGCGTGTTCTCCGTCGGCGGCGCGCCCGAGCGACGGGCCGGGGTGCGCGTCGGCGACCTGGTGCTCGACCTGACCGCCGCAGCCGCCGAAACCGCGGCCGCGTTCGCGCCCTTGCTCACCGCGGGCGTGCTCAACCCGCTGCTCGCCGCCGGGCCCGGCGTCTGGCGTGAGGTCCGGGACAGTGTCCGGGAATGGCTCACCGAACCGCGGTACGCCGACCGGTTGCGTCCGCACCTCGTGCCCGTCGCGGAGGTGACCACCCACCTGGCGTTCGACGTCGCCGACTACGTCGACTTCTACTCCAGCGAGCACCACGCCCTCAACGCCGGCCGGATCTTCCGCCCCGACGCGGCCGAGCTGCCGCCGAACTGGAAGCACCTGCCGATCGCCTACCACGGCCGGGCGGGCACGGTCGTGGTGTCGGGCACGCCGGTCGTCCGGCCGCACGGGCAGCGCAAACCGCGCAACGCCGACGCTCCCGCGTTCGGCCCCTCGCGGCGGCTCGACATCGAGGCGGAGGTCGGGTTCGTCGTCGGCGTACCGTCCACTGCGGGCACTCGTGTGTCCACAGCGGACTTCGCCGGTCACGTCTTCGGCGTGTGCCTGGTCAACGACTGGTCCGCCCGCGACATCCAGGCGTGGGAGTCCCAGCCGCTGGGCCCGTTCCTGGGCAAGTCGTTCGGTACGTCGGTGTCGCCGTGGATCGTCCCGCTGGACGCGCTGGAGCACGCGCGCGTCGACGGCCCGCCGCAGGACCCGGAGCCGTTCGAGTACCTGCGTACCAGCGAGAAGTGGGGGCTGGATCTGGCGCTCGAGATCCGCCTCAACGGCCACGTGGTCTCCAGGCCACCATTCGCGACGCAGTACTGGACGGCACCGCAGCAGCTGGCACACCTGACGGTCAACGGCGCGAGCCTGCGCACGGGCGACCTGTTCGCCTCGGGCACGGTGACGGGCCCGGAACGCGACCAGCGAGGATCGTTGCTGGAGCTGTCGTGGGGCGGCCGCGAGCCACTGGAGCTGCCGGGAGGCGAGAAACGCACGTTCCTGGATGACGGCGACGAGGTGGTGATCACGGCAACGGCCCCAGGCCCGGCGGGCAGGCGAATCGGCTTCGGCGAAGTGCGGGGGACGGTGGTGCCGGGCTGA
- a CDS encoding Ppx/GppA phosphatase family protein has product MRKIDVPTVGVLDVGSFSARLVVIPVDGSPREPVLNHQTRLRLDRELDDRGRLSDRGVAAVTTAVAAGMSTAYRHGITGVYPLATSSIRDAANAADIVRHVAGETGVELRFLSGRCEAELAYLATRRWYGAAAGPLLVLDIGGGTVELAAGSGDRATFARSLPLGARSMTRDWLPSERVSNKQVKALRTHALDVVATTLGAADVDDPQVVGCSKVLQQLARLAGARPGKCKELRLDDLRAWIPRLAALPPAKRAELPGISRSRAHQALAGAIVAEALLTVAGGKVTICPWSTRDGLLLTLQDKAKAAGEGSAAA; this is encoded by the coding sequence GTGCGAAAAATCGACGTGCCCACAGTGGGTGTCCTGGACGTCGGCTCGTTCAGCGCCCGGCTGGTGGTGATCCCGGTCGACGGCTCGCCGCGCGAACCGGTGCTCAACCACCAGACGCGGCTGCGTCTCGACCGCGAGCTCGACGACCGCGGCCGGCTGAGCGACCGGGGCGTCGCCGCCGTCACGACCGCGGTGGCCGCCGGCATGAGCACGGCCTACCGGCACGGCATCACCGGCGTCTACCCGCTGGCGACGTCCTCGATCCGCGACGCGGCCAACGCGGCGGACATTGTCCGGCACGTCGCCGGCGAAACCGGCGTGGAGCTGCGGTTCCTCTCCGGCCGGTGCGAAGCCGAACTGGCCTACCTGGCCACCCGCCGCTGGTACGGCGCCGCGGCGGGGCCGTTGCTCGTGCTCGACATCGGCGGCGGCACGGTCGAGCTGGCCGCCGGCTCCGGCGACCGGGCGACGTTCGCGCGTTCGCTGCCGCTGGGCGCGCGGTCGATGACCCGCGACTGGCTGCCGAGCGAGCGCGTGTCGAACAAACAGGTCAAGGCCCTGCGCACGCACGCCCTCGACGTCGTGGCGACCACGCTCGGCGCCGCGGACGTCGACGATCCGCAGGTCGTCGGCTGCTCCAAGGTGCTGCAGCAGCTCGCGCGGCTGGCCGGCGCGCGCCCGGGCAAGTGCAAGGAGCTGCGGCTCGACGACCTGCGCGCCTGGATCCCGCGGCTCGCCGCCCTGCCGCCGGCCAAGCGAGCGGAGCTGCCGGGCATCTCCCGCAGCCGCGCCCACCAGGCGCTGGCGGGCGCGATCGTGGCGGAAGCGCTGCTGACCGTGGCCGGCGGCAAGGTCACGATCTGCCCCTGGTCGACCCGCGACGGCCTGCTGCTCACCCTGCAGGACAAGGCGAAGGCCGCGGGCGAGGGCTCCGCGGCCGCCTGA
- a CDS encoding LLM class F420-dependent oxidoreductase: MRIGTAISYAGGFGESVADVVELEKAGLDVVFVPEAYSFDAVSQLGYLAAKTQRVQLASGIFQIYTRTPTLTAMTAAGLDFVSDGRFILGLGASGPQVIEGFHGVKYDAPLGRTREIVEICRQVWRRERVVHEGKHYTIPLPPEQGTGLGKPLKLINHPVRERIPVLLASLGPKNVALTAEIAEGWQPIFFHPEKAADVWGASLAEGKAKRDPALGELDTFVSVALAIGDDVEPLLDHLRPVVALYVGGMGARGKNFYNDLARRYGYEAEAKLIQDLYLDGKKEEAAAAVPLELLRAISLVGPAGYVKERLAAFKDAGATTLVVNPLLPGREARVAAVAQLRELLG; encoded by the coding sequence ATGAGGATCGGGACCGCGATCAGCTATGCCGGAGGCTTCGGGGAGAGCGTCGCCGATGTCGTCGAACTCGAGAAAGCCGGCCTTGACGTCGTCTTCGTTCCGGAGGCCTACTCCTTCGACGCCGTCAGCCAGCTCGGGTACCTCGCCGCCAAGACCCAGCGGGTCCAGCTCGCCTCCGGCATCTTCCAGATCTACACCCGCACCCCGACCTTGACCGCGATGACCGCCGCCGGGCTGGACTTCGTCTCCGATGGGCGGTTCATTCTCGGGCTCGGGGCCTCCGGGCCGCAGGTCATCGAGGGCTTCCACGGCGTCAAGTACGACGCGCCGCTCGGCCGTACCCGCGAGATCGTCGAGATCTGCCGTCAGGTCTGGCGCCGGGAACGCGTCGTGCACGAGGGCAAGCACTACACGATCCCGCTGCCGCCGGAGCAGGGGACCGGGCTCGGCAAGCCGCTCAAGCTGATCAACCACCCCGTGCGCGAACGCATCCCCGTCCTGCTCGCCTCGCTCGGCCCCAAGAACGTCGCGCTCACCGCCGAGATCGCCGAGGGCTGGCAGCCGATCTTCTTCCACCCCGAGAAGGCCGCGGACGTCTGGGGCGCGTCGCTGGCCGAAGGCAAGGCCAAGCGCGACCCCGCGCTGGGCGAGCTGGACACCTTCGTCAGCGTCGCGCTCGCCATCGGCGACGACGTCGAGCCGCTGCTCGACCACCTGCGGCCCGTCGTGGCCCTCTACGTCGGCGGGATGGGTGCGCGCGGCAAGAACTTCTACAACGACCTCGCCCGCCGCTACGGCTACGAGGCCGAGGCGAAGCTCATCCAGGACCTCTACCTCGACGGCAAGAAGGAAGAGGCCGCCGCGGCCGTGCCACTCGAGCTGCTGCGCGCGATCTCGCTGGTCGGCCCCGCCGGGTACGTCAAGGAACGGCTGGCGGCCTTCAAGGACGCCGGGGCGACGACCCTGGTCGTCAACCCGCTGCTGCCCGGCCGCGAGGCGCGGGTCGCGGCGGTGGCGCAGCTGCGGGAACTCCTCGGCTGA
- a CDS encoding DUF885 domain-containing protein, with protein sequence MTAVTELAGEFVEALFAADPLTPALLGLRPAEPGLPDLSAEAEQAFRARLAELLERARALDAAQLSAEDRLTREVLIATAENRIGVIDARTAEFTVTDIMVAPAASLLMALPMTTVTAGEAAEAQLGRLAAIPEYLRQAARRHAEGIAHGLVPVAHLVDAAIAHLDRYLADPDADPLRRQPAPDEEFGRRRDELLAEVVRPAFAEYREFLATEVKPHGRSADRPGLKWLPGGEAAYARLVKVHTTTDRTPEELHRTGLDVIESLAAEYRRLGRKVFGTDDLPEIFDRLRTDPALRWSSGDELLDTARTAVGRATAEAPKWFGRVPGQECTVEAVPAEVAPGAPAAYYLRPAADGSRPGIYFANTHEAGERFRHTAESTAFHEAVPGHHFQLSIAQDRTELPLLRRIGNFTAYTEGWGLYSERLADEMGLYSDDVARLGMLTGDSMRAARLVVDTGLHALGWSRRQAVDFLLEHTPEARVEVETEVDRYIAWPGQALAYMVGRLEIQHLRARAEERLGSRFDIRAFHDVVLAGGALPLSALATVVDEWVAGHGDTVNGLAAELVELTFEQEPLAPSIHGLPGEHDRLADQTRAAQERFRAAYRALAARARALPGDGLPPEEAVTREVVIAAAEVEADRLGARSADVAVSDGLTAPALGLLLYLPYYRLDDEQKARGYLARLAAIGTYLETLTERQRESLADGLVPPAYLARVGIEYIDRYLAAPESDPLKVGTTAEVEGFEAERDRLLAEVVRPAYARYRDFLRTEVEPVGRPDTAPGIGHVPGGAERYAALIRAETTTERTAQELHETGLALIEKLGEEYRELGRKVFGTTDLAEIFERLRTDPALRWRDGEELLSAARDAIARAEAVAPHWFSRIPAEKCEVAPVPEADAASGTIAYYLQPSLDGSRPGTYYANTYEAEKRPRFTSEAIAFHEAVPGHHFQLSLAQELRDLPLLRRIGMFNAYAEGWGLYAERLADEMGLYSDDVARLGMLTQDSMRAGRLVVDTGMHALGWSRQQAIDYLVEHTPMARLEIEAEIDRYAAWPAQALGYMVGRLEIQRLRAEAERALGDRFDIRGFHDVVLGHGMLPLSALAKVVADWVAAQGDTPDRLADELMAVNFERQPLYPSVFGLPGDHGKLPDPSAGAEARFRARYADIAARAEAVEPAGLSDAERITREVVISQAKTEIDEIDSRRADIAVSDGLGAPALQLLLYLPQTVLDDEPKVRGYLARLAGVGTYLDALIARQRAAVAEGLVPPDFLVRTGIGYVDRYLAAPERDPLRVTPSYALEGFEAERDRLLAEVVRPAYARYRAFLADEVAPVARPETSPGIGDLPGGPERYAALIRVETTTERAAQELHDTGLALIEKLGDEYRELGAKVFGTTDLAEIFERIRTDPALRWHDGEELLAGAREAIARAEAVAPQWFSRVPDQKCGVAPVPEAEAASGTIAYYLRPSLDGTRPGVYYANTYEADKRPRFTSEAIAFHEAVPGHHFQLCLAQSLTGLPLLRQMAHVNAYAEGWGLYAERLADEMGLYSDDIARLGMLTQDSMRAGRLVVDTGLHALGWSRQQAVDYLVSHTPMAQLEIEAEIDRYAANPGQALGYMVGRLEIQRLRSEAEQALGERFDIREFHDVVLGNGTVPLPVLSRVVAEWVALRRDTPDRLADECLELMFEARPLLPSLYGLPGAHDQLGDQSAEAAARYRAGLAGIVARAEAIDAAALTPAERVTRDVVIWQARVEIDVLDSRRADIAVSDGLAAPALELLIMLPQAVLDDEAKARGYLSRLAAVGTYLDQVIERQRAALAEGLTPPEFLARAGVGYVERYLAAPENDPLKVPVRGLEAERDRLLAEVVRPAYARYRDFLADEVVPVARPETSPGIGDLPGGQERYAALIRAETTTERTAQELHETGLAVIERLAGEYREVGAKVFGTTDLAEIFERIRTDPELRWRDGDELLEAARQTIARAEAVAPQWFLRVPEQRCEVAPVPEAEAEGGSIAYYIDPSLDGSRPGTYYANTHGADQRQRTLAEATAFHEAVPGHHFQLTLAQQPTGVPLLRRICVFNAYCEGWGLYAERLADEMGLYSDDVARLGLLTQDSMRAARLVVDTGMHALGWSRRRAVDYLRDNTPMAQIEIDAEIDRYAGHPGQALGYMVGRLEIERLRAEAERTLGERFDIREFHDVVLESGSLPLPVLADVVADWVAARAAGEAR encoded by the coding sequence ATGACCGCGGTCACCGAACTCGCCGGCGAGTTCGTCGAAGCGCTGTTCGCCGCCGATCCGCTGACGCCCGCCCTGCTCGGCCTCCGGCCGGCCGAACCCGGCCTGCCGGACCTGTCCGCCGAGGCCGAGCAGGCGTTCCGGGCCCGGCTGGCGGAGCTGCTGGAGCGGGCCCGTGCGCTGGACGCCGCGCAGCTGTCCGCCGAAGACCGCCTCACCCGCGAAGTCCTGATCGCCACGGCCGAGAACCGCATCGGCGTGATCGACGCCCGCACGGCCGAGTTCACGGTCACCGACATCATGGTCGCCCCCGCGGCGTCGCTGCTCATGGCGCTGCCGATGACGACGGTGACGGCGGGTGAAGCCGCGGAAGCCCAGCTCGGCAGGCTGGCCGCGATCCCGGAGTACCTGCGCCAGGCCGCGCGGCGGCACGCCGAGGGCATCGCGCACGGGCTCGTGCCGGTGGCGCACCTGGTCGACGCCGCGATCGCGCACCTCGACCGCTACCTGGCCGACCCGGACGCGGACCCGCTGCGCCGCCAGCCGGCGCCGGACGAGGAGTTCGGGCGGCGGCGGGACGAGCTGCTGGCCGAGGTCGTCCGGCCGGCCTTCGCCGAATACCGCGAATTCCTCGCCACCGAGGTCAAGCCGCACGGGCGGTCCGCGGACCGGCCCGGGCTGAAGTGGCTGCCAGGCGGCGAAGCGGCGTACGCGCGGCTCGTGAAGGTGCACACCACCACCGATCGCACCCCGGAAGAGCTGCACCGGACGGGCCTCGACGTCATCGAGTCGCTGGCCGCCGAATACCGCCGGCTGGGCCGGAAGGTCTTCGGCACCGACGACCTGCCGGAGATCTTCGACCGCCTGCGCACCGACCCGGCCCTGCGCTGGAGCAGCGGCGACGAGCTGCTGGACACGGCGCGCACGGCCGTCGGCCGGGCCACCGCGGAGGCCCCGAAGTGGTTCGGCCGGGTCCCCGGGCAGGAGTGCACGGTCGAGGCCGTGCCGGCGGAGGTGGCCCCCGGCGCGCCCGCGGCGTACTACCTGCGCCCGGCCGCCGACGGGTCCCGGCCCGGCATCTACTTCGCCAACACCCACGAAGCCGGCGAGCGGTTCCGGCACACCGCGGAGTCGACCGCGTTCCACGAAGCCGTGCCCGGGCACCACTTCCAGCTGAGCATCGCCCAGGACCGCACCGAGCTGCCGCTGCTGCGCCGCATCGGCAACTTCACCGCCTACACCGAGGGCTGGGGCCTCTACAGCGAGCGTCTCGCCGACGAGATGGGCCTCTACTCCGACGACGTCGCGCGGCTGGGCATGCTGACCGGCGACTCGATGCGGGCGGCGCGGCTGGTCGTCGACACCGGCCTGCACGCGCTGGGCTGGAGCCGCCGGCAGGCCGTGGACTTCCTGCTGGAGCACACGCCCGAGGCGCGCGTCGAGGTCGAGACGGAGGTCGACCGCTACATCGCGTGGCCGGGCCAGGCGCTGGCGTACATGGTGGGCCGGCTGGAGATCCAGCACCTCCGCGCCCGCGCCGAGGAGCGGCTCGGCTCCCGGTTCGACATCCGGGCGTTCCACGACGTCGTGCTCGCCGGGGGCGCGCTGCCGCTGTCGGCGCTGGCCACCGTCGTCGACGAATGGGTGGCCGGGCACGGCGACACCGTCAACGGCCTGGCCGCCGAGCTGGTCGAGCTGACGTTCGAGCAGGAGCCGCTCGCCCCGTCGATCCACGGCTTGCCGGGCGAGCACGACAGGCTGGCCGACCAGACCCGGGCGGCGCAGGAGCGGTTCCGCGCCGCTTACCGGGCGCTCGCCGCCCGCGCCAGGGCGTTGCCCGGCGACGGCTTGCCGCCGGAAGAGGCGGTGACGCGCGAGGTCGTGATCGCCGCCGCGGAGGTGGAGGCGGACCGCCTCGGTGCCCGCAGCGCCGACGTCGCGGTGAGCGACGGCTTGACCGCGCCCGCGCTGGGGCTGCTGCTGTACCTGCCGTACTACCGGCTGGATGACGAGCAGAAGGCCCGCGGCTACCTCGCCCGGCTCGCCGCGATCGGGACGTACCTCGAAACGCTGACCGAGCGGCAGCGCGAAAGCCTGGCCGACGGGCTCGTCCCGCCCGCCTACCTCGCCCGCGTCGGCATCGAGTACATCGACCGCTACCTCGCCGCACCGGAGAGCGACCCGCTGAAGGTCGGCACGACGGCGGAGGTCGAGGGCTTCGAGGCCGAGCGCGACCGGTTGCTCGCTGAGGTCGTCCGGCCGGCCTACGCCCGCTACCGCGACTTCCTGCGCACCGAGGTCGAACCGGTGGGGCGCCCCGACACCGCGCCCGGGATCGGGCACGTTCCGGGGGGCGCCGAGCGGTACGCGGCACTGATCCGCGCCGAGACGACGACCGAGCGCACGGCCCAGGAGCTGCACGAAACCGGGCTCGCGCTGATCGAAAAGCTCGGCGAGGAGTACCGCGAGCTGGGGCGGAAGGTGTTCGGCACCACCGATCTCGCCGAGATCTTCGAGCGCCTGCGCACGGATCCGGCGTTGCGCTGGCGTGACGGCGAGGAGCTGCTGTCCGCGGCCCGGGACGCCATCGCCCGGGCGGAAGCCGTGGCGCCGCACTGGTTCTCGCGCATCCCGGCGGAGAAGTGCGAGGTCGCCCCGGTGCCGGAGGCGGACGCGGCGAGCGGCACGATCGCGTACTACCTGCAGCCGTCGCTCGACGGTTCGCGGCCGGGAACCTACTACGCCAACACCTACGAAGCCGAGAAACGGCCGCGGTTCACCAGCGAGGCGATCGCGTTCCACGAAGCCGTGCCGGGCCACCACTTCCAGCTCAGCCTGGCCCAGGAGCTGCGTGACCTGCCGCTGCTGCGGCGGATCGGCATGTTCAACGCCTACGCCGAGGGCTGGGGCCTCTACGCCGAGCGGCTCGCGGACGAGATGGGACTGTATTCGGACGACGTCGCCCGCCTCGGCATGCTGACGCAGGACTCGATGCGGGCCGGCCGGCTCGTGGTCGACACCGGGATGCACGCGCTGGGCTGGAGCCGGCAGCAGGCGATCGACTACCTCGTCGAGCACACGCCGATGGCCCGCCTGGAGATCGAGGCCGAGATCGACCGGTACGCCGCCTGGCCGGCGCAGGCGCTCGGGTACATGGTCGGGCGCCTGGAGATCCAGCGGCTGCGCGCGGAAGCCGAGCGCGCGCTCGGCGACCGCTTCGACATCCGCGGCTTCCACGACGTCGTGCTCGGCCACGGGATGCTGCCGCTGTCCGCGCTGGCGAAGGTCGTCGCGGACTGGGTGGCGGCCCAGGGCGACACGCCGGACCGGCTGGCCGACGAGCTGATGGCGGTCAACTTCGAACGGCAGCCGCTGTACCCGTCGGTGTTCGGCCTGCCCGGCGACCACGGCAAGCTGCCGGACCCGAGTGCCGGGGCCGAAGCCCGGTTCCGGGCGCGGTACGCGGACATCGCCGCGCGGGCCGAGGCCGTCGAGCCCGCCGGCCTGTCCGACGCCGAGCGCATCACCCGCGAAGTGGTGATTTCGCAGGCGAAGACCGAGATCGACGAGATCGACTCCCGCCGCGCCGACATCGCGGTCAGCGACGGGCTCGGCGCGCCCGCGCTGCAGCTGCTGCTCTACCTGCCGCAGACGGTGCTGGACGACGAGCCGAAGGTCCGCGGCTACCTCGCCCGGCTCGCCGGCGTCGGCACCTACCTCGACGCGCTGATCGCCCGGCAGCGCGCCGCGGTGGCCGAGGGCCTGGTGCCGCCGGACTTCCTGGTGCGCACCGGCATCGGATACGTCGACCGCTACCTCGCGGCGCCCGAGCGTGACCCGCTGCGGGTGACACCGTCGTACGCGCTCGAGGGCTTCGAGGCCGAGCGTGACCGGCTGCTGGCCGAAGTCGTCCGGCCGGCGTACGCGCGGTATCGCGCGTTCCTGGCCGACGAGGTCGCCCCGGTGGCGCGACCCGAGACCTCTCCCGGGATCGGCGACCTGCCGGGCGGGCCGGAGCGGTACGCGGCCTTGATCCGCGTCGAGACGACGACCGAGCGCGCGGCCCAGGAGCTGCACGACACGGGACTCGCGCTGATCGAAAAGCTCGGGGACGAATACCGCGAGCTGGGCGCGAAGGTGTTCGGCACGACGGATCTCGCGGAGATCTTCGAGCGGATCCGGACGGACCCGGCGTTGCGCTGGCACGACGGCGAGGAGCTGCTCGCCGGCGCGCGGGAGGCCATCGCGCGGGCGGAAGCCGTGGCGCCGCAGTGGTTTTCGCGCGTGCCGGACCAGAAGTGCGGGGTCGCGCCGGTGCCGGAGGCGGAAGCCGCGAGCGGCACGATCGCGTACTACCTGCGGCCGTCGCTCGACGGGACCCGGCCGGGCGTGTACTACGCGAACACGTACGAGGCCGACAAGCGGCCGCGGTTCACCAGCGAGGCGATCGCGTTCCACGAAGCCGTGCCGGGGCACCACTTCCAGCTGTGTCTCGCACAGAGCCTCACCGGGCTGCCGCTGCTGCGGCAGATGGCGCACGTGAACGCCTATGCCGAGGGCTGGGGGCTGTACGCCGAGCGGCTGGCCGACGAGATGGGCCTGTACTCCGACGACATCGCCCGGTTGGGCATGCTGACCCAGGACTCGATGCGCGCGGGCCGGCTGGTCGTCGACACGGGGTTGCACGCGCTCGGGTGGAGCCGGCAGCAGGCGGTCGACTACCTCGTCTCGCACACGCCGATGGCCCAGCTGGAGATCGAGGCCGAAATCGACCGGTACGCCGCCAACCCCGGGCAGGCGCTCGGGTACATGGTGGGCCGGCTGGAGATCCAGCGGCTGCGGTCCGAAGCCGAACAGGCGCTCGGCGAGCGGTTCGACATCCGCGAGTTCCACGACGTCGTGCTGGGCAACGGAACCGTGCCGCTGCCCGTGCTGTCGCGCGTCGTGGCCGAGTGGGTGGCGCTGCGGCGTGACACGCCGGACCGGCTCGCGGACGAGTGCCTGGAACTGATGTTCGAGGCGCGGCCGCTGCTGCCGTCGCTCTACGGGCTGCCGGGCGCGCACGACCAGCTCGGCGACCAGTCGGCCGAGGCGGCCGCCCGCTACCGCGCGGGCCTCGCCGGGATCGTGGCGCGGGCGGAGGCGATCGACGCGGCGGCGCTGACGCCGGCCGAGCGCGTCACGCGTGACGTCGTGATCTGGCAGGCGCGCGTCGAGATCGACGTGCTCGACTCGCGCCGCGCCGACATCGCGGTGAGCGACGGGCTGGCCGCGCCGGCGCTCGAGCTGCTGATCATGCTGCCGCAGGCGGTGCTCGACGACGAGGCCAAGGCCCGCGGCTACCTCAGCAGGCTCGCCGCGGTCGGCACGTACCTGGACCAGGTGATCGAGCGGCAGCGGGCCGCGCTCGCCGAAGGTCTCACGCCACCGGAGTTCCTGGCGCGCGCCGGCGTCGGCTACGTCGAGCGTTACCTGGCCGCGCCGGAGAACGACCCGCTGAAGGTGCCGGTCCGCGGCCTGGAGGCCGAGCGCGACCGGCTGCTGGCCGAAGTGGTGCGGCCCGCGTACGCGCGGTACCGCGACTTCCTGGCCGACGAGGTCGTCCCGGTCGCGCGCCCGGAGACGTCGCCGGGGATCGGCGACCTGCCGGGCGGGCAGGAGCGGTACGCGGCGCTGATCCGGGCCGAGACGACGACCGAGCGCACCGCGCAGGAACTGCACGAAACCGGGCTGGCGGTCATCGAGCGGCTGGCGGGGGAGTACCGCGAGGTGGGCGCGAAGGTCTTCGGTACGACGGACCTCGCGGAGATCTTCGAACGGATCCGCACCGATCCGGAGCTGCGCTGGCGCGACGGCGACGAGCTGCTGGAAGCGGCCCGGCAGACGATCGCCCGCGCGGAAGCCGTGGCGCCGCAATGGTTCCTGCGGGTGCCGGAGCAGCGGTGCGAGGTCGCGCCGGTGCCGGAGGCGGAGGCCGAAGGCGGCTCGATCGCGTACTACATCGACCCGTCACTCGACGGTTCGCGACCGGGCACCTACTACGCCAACACGCACGGAGCCGACCAGCGGCAGCGGACGCTCGCCGAGGCGACGGCGTTCCACGAAGCCGTGCCGGGCCACCACTTCCAGCTCACGCTCGCCCAGCAGCCGACCGGCGTGCCGCTGCTGCGCCGGATCTGCGTCTTCAACGCCTACTGCGAGGGCTGGGGCCTGTACGCCGAGCGCCTCGCGGACGAGATGGGGCTGTATTCGGACGACGTCGCCCGCCTGGGACTGCTGACGCAGGACTCGATGCGGGCGGCGCGGCTGGTCGTCGACACGGGAATGCACGCGCTCGGCTGGAGCCGCCGGCGGGCGGTCGACTACCTGCGCGACAACACGCCGATGGCCCAGATCGAGATCGACGCGGAGATCGACCGGTACGCGGGCCACCCGGGCCAGGCGCTCGGGTACATGGTGGGCCGCCTGGAGATCGAGCGCCTGCGCGCGGAGGCCGAGCGGACGCTGGGCGAGCGGTTCGACATCCGCGAGTTCCACGACGTCGTGCTGGAAAGCGGAAGCCTGCCGCTTCCGGTACTGGCGGACGTGGTGGCCGATTGGGTGGCGGCGCGGGCCGCAGGGGAGGCGCGGTGA